Within the Microcebus murinus isolate Inina chromosome 16, M.murinus_Inina_mat1.0, whole genome shotgun sequence genome, the region CGGAAGTTTCCAGGTGGAGAAGCTCATAGTAGGACACCAGTGGCCAGGGTCAGTAAGAGAGCTGCCAACCCGGCCGTGGGAGCCGCAGAGCCTTTATTAGGGGTCTGCTGGCTCCCACCTTTCGTGGGATACTGCCCCAAATTACTGCGGTCCTGGTGGACAACAGCACCTCCAGCCAATCTGGACCCCTCCTTCCCTGAGCCCTCAAGCTCTCCTTCCTTTGCAGCGGTCTGGCtggttggggctggggtgggcttggtggtggaggtggaggtagCTGACGCCCGGGTGGAAGTGGTGACAGAAGTGGTCGAGGTCACAGTGGTGGCCTTTGGAGCGGGCACGAGAACAAGGGGTGGTATCCTAGACAAGAAGTAGGTCTTGTTGCGCAGATCAGAGTTACAGCGGGAGCCCTGGCAGCAGGAGCCGCTGAGTAGGAACCCCGGGCCTGTCACCCCATCCCGGGTGCATAGCTCATCCTGGACACAGCCGCGGACAGGCAAGGACACCGTCACATTAGCTGCAGGAGGGAGACACAGATAGGTCAGGGGTTGGAGGGAGGGAAGTTGGCATAGTCCGAATGAAACTTAGGGGCATCAGGGGAAGACAAGAGCAGAGAACCCCCAAAACGGATAGAGGGAGTTCTGCATCCATTAATCCAAAAATCTCAACTCAGGCCCCACTCTGAGAAACAGACACACTGTCTTTGGCACGTGGTGGACCATATTTCCCATAGTGCTTTGAGAGGGAAATCGTGCAGGCTGAACTATACGTGTGCCTTGGGACAACGTCTTGGTCTGGGACACAACACTTCTCACGAGGTCAAAGGGCAGAACGACCTTCCCCTACATCCCTCTCGCCATTGCCCCCCACCTCTCACCCCCTCCCATGTCCCCACCAAACTTCAGTCTTAGAGTCACTACATCTCCCATAGTTCACCTGGCAGAGTTCACCTGGGTGGGGTTTGAAGAACTTCTCCCACGGCTCCCTGAGGTAGGGGCCAGGACCCACCTCTCTCCTAACATTCTGGAACAAGTGTGGACCCCTCGAGTTTTAAGGGCTCAGAACTAGATTCCTCTCGGTGCCTGGGTAGGAGCTTAGAGGCTTAAATACATTTCCCATGGCATGTCCTCCTGTTCTGTACCTGGCAGTCCTCTATGGAAATGCATTCCCCCCCAAAATAACTCTGAGACAAAAGCAATATCCCCAGTGCTATATTGGGGGAAGAGACTGCATTTCCCATGATGCTCTACAacagcggtccccagcctttttggcaccagggaccagtttcatgggagacaatttttccatggaaggggGTTTGGGGAGACCGGGAGGGGGAGGCGGGACTCAGGCGGTGACGCGAGCGACCGGGAGCAGAGCTGCGTTGCTCGCCTGCCACTCGGCTGCTACAGTGCGGCCCatgggaagacaatttttccacgcatggggcggggtgggggcgggaaacggggaggcggagctcaggcggcgTTGCGCGGCCCGGAGTTTGGGATCGAAGCGCTCCCAGAGAGACACTTAGCCTGCAGTTCCCAGAATGCGTCGGACGCGGGGGACCCTATGGGTAAAGGGCTCCCCACCGCCCGGGACGCCTCAGAAGGGCTACGACAATTCCCGCAGGGCCGGTGCTCCGGGGCTCGCTCACCTGCCGTCAAGGTGACGTTGCCATCAAAGCAGCCTTTGTAGACGCGGTCGCCGGCGTTGTAGCAGCTCACCACGGGCGGCGCGGTGCCCTGGCACGCCTCGCGGCTCAGCCCCACGCAGCTGTAGCACTCGGCGCCGTTGGACTCGTACGCGCTCTCGTTGCCTGCGGGGGACAGCGAGCAAGGGAAGGGGTCAGAGGAGTCTGGCACCGCGGCCCAGCCGCTAGCCCCGCCTCCAGGGCGTGGCCACGCTCCCTCGGTGACCCCGCCCACTGGCTCATAGCCCCGCCCCCAGCGCGCAACCTCCGCTTGCCTCCCGCAATGAAGCCCCGCCTGCGGCTTCTTGGCCCCGCCCCTTAGAGcgtggccccgcccccagcctgtagccccgccccgggcccgcccCCACCGACCTGCGGGGTTGAGCGAGCGCGAGGTGAGGTTGAGCTTGGAGTTGCAGCGGTCCTGCGCGCACTGGTGCAGCTGGATGAAGGCCAGAAGCCCGTGCAGGTCCAGTCCGCGGTCATTCTTGCCGGGGAGTCCCGAACCGCAACCTCGTACTGCCACTGAGAATTGTCCGTGGACTGTGGAgagcgggggtgggggtcagaggggcggggcctggggcggggcctCGAATGGGACAACACCCGGGAACAGACAGGCTGGGCTTGGCTGGCGGGGCCGGCGAAGACAGATCCGAGGGGAAAGAACCGCAGAAGGACAGAGGGGCGGGGTCATAGAGTGTGAACCTCTAAGAGCTGCGTCCCAGGCGACAGAGGGTGACACCCAGGGATACGGAGGTCTCAGTGGCGGAGCAGAAAGGGTGGATAGGATGTGCCCGCGTCCCAGCCCGGAACCCCTCCAACCCCTGCTGGAGAAGGCCAGGCCCGGACCGAGGGGCGAGGGTGTGTCGAGGGGTCCAGGCCAGGCTGAAAGGGGGGATGGACCCTCATTAAAGGGGTGTGGCCGGGTTCAGAGAGGACTGGAAGAGGCGGGGATGGGCTGCAGGAGCCCGAGGGGTGCGCTGGACCAGGGGTCCCACTCACTGGTCTCCACCGCCCCCACGGCCTCTGTGCAGACGTCCACGCCCGGCGCGCACTTCACCGTCTTCATCTTGTGCGGAGAGCAGCCCTCATCCGCCTTCTGCACGCAGCTGTAGCACTCCAGGGCCTGCGCTCCTGTGGGCGCGGAGTCCCGAGTGATCTGGGCAAAGCCTACTCCCCCAGCAGAGAAATGGTCCTTCCCACGCCCTCCGTCCCCGGGATGAGACAGTCGTGCTGCACACACTTTTCCAGGGCAGAAGTAGGGAAAACCTTCCCGCGAATCCGGGGACGCGAGATACACTGCACCCTTTTCCTTCGTGCCCTGACGCCTATGATGGGAGCTTCCTGCCCACAGCCCCGCGAGCCCACCGTCGCCGATCCCTGCCGTGGAGCCCCTCATGCCAGGGCAGGGAGGACGTCTTCTCACGCTTCTCTGCTCCGGATGGGAGAACTCTGCCCATAGCCCCTCCGCCCGGGGCAGGGGAACTTTGCCCCAGTCCTCGCTGCCCACAGAGTGGGAGATGCTTCCCACAGCCCTTTCTGTAGGGGGCTGGGGCCGCCTCCTCCCTCAGAGCCCCCACTCTGTCCCCTCCGCCGCCTCCTGGCCGCAGACCCACCTTGGTgaggcagcagcggcagcagcagcagccaccctGTAGCCCAGATCACTGCCTGGGCACCTGCTTTCCTGGCGGGGTCCATGGCTCCGTCCTGCTCCCTCGGCGTCCCCCCTGGGTGTGCCGCCTCCCAGCCCGGGCCCTCTTACCTGAGCCCAGGATGAGTAACCTACCCTCGGGCAACGCTGGCCTTGCCCAACCGGGCCAAGTCAGCGTCCGCCGTGGGGCGGGGCCCCGCCCCTAGATGCGTCACCCAGAGGGAGCGCAGCCCCTGCCCCATGCGCTTgctaaggagggaggaaagggcggGCGTCCGGGCTCCCTGACGGTGCATGggagaaagtctgtgtgtgtttggggagtCGCGGTGGGGACAGAGAGTACTGGGGCTCAAAGAGAGACAGGGGCTAGCCAACATTCCGCATTCAGTGACTGTTTAATGAGCATCTATGGTGCGCCTGTTTTTGCTCTGGGTGACACTGGAGCTTAGACGGAACCAGTGCCTGTCTTTGCACCGCTCACAGTGCGATGGGAGCCACGGATGGCACTCAAATGATCATACAAATTGTTATTTACAACGGAGACTAGGACTGTGAAGGAAGAAGTGTAGGGAGCTACAAGAAAGTGTGGAGTCTAGGAGTAGGGGCTGGTCAGCAAAGGCTTCCCAGAGAAAGTAATTTGAGATGTGACCTCAGAGACATGCAGGATTTAGACCGGAGGGAGCAGTGCCTGCAAAGGCCTAGAGGTTGGGGGGTAGCACGGACATGCAGACACCCAGAGGAGAGCAGCGTACCTAGAGCTCAGAAAGCCCAGGGAGCAAtcgtggaaactgaggcagaagatcAGGTGGGGGCCAGACTGTTCAGGGCATTGCAGGCCCTGAGAAGAGATTTGGACTAATTCCGAGAAGACTGGAGAGACATTGAGGGGATCTAAATCAGCTGGGGGACGTGATCAGATCTGCTTAACATGATCAAATTGAGAAACAGTACAAATATCCATCAAGGCATGAATGGATCAGCAGCcgctaaggaaaaaagagaagtgaaTGGGAAAAGGAAGCGTGGTTCACTCATGCAATGGAATAGCACACGGCCACGGGGAAGAGCCAAAGACTGGGATATGCAGGAACATGGATGGGTCTCAAAAACTTGGTGATGAGCTAAAGAAGCTGTAAGCAAAACAGATCATACTGTGgaactccatttatatgaatttctaGACAAAACTAACCAGTGGTGATAGGAATCAGGACAGGTGTCACCTTTGGGAGAAGGGCACCACCCCAAAGGAGCGACAGGGCGGAGTCCCCACTATCTTCATCTGGGTGGTAGCTACACGTGTGTGCAGATGTGTACACTTAGCACTTCACTGGATGTATGTTATTCTTCAACAAAAACAAGGACACAGGTCACTGTGGCCtctgcataaaaaagaaaaaggactctAGAAGAGGCTAGAGAGAAGGCTGGGAGGCCAGCAAGGGAGCTGGGCAGTTTTCCAGCTAAGAGACAGAAAAGTCACCCCTGACCACTGGCAGTGGGCGTGGCACACACAGTGAGACCAGACTGTTGACACCTGACCGTTCAGAAATAATGTCACAGAGCACTAACATCCGACAAGGCCACGCTGTGACGGTGAAGGGTCAAGACAAAATCAGGACCACTCTGTAATAAGGTCTGGACATAGATACAAACAAGATCGTTGTGCAAACCACAAAATGACTAAGCATCCCCATATCCTGGCTAATATAAGTGGCTgcttatattatattatgtatatatcgCAACTTTAACCTTGCCTGGTTTCTCCTACCTCGTAAATAGGATTTATGAAAACACCTGATCACAGCATTAGCCCTACTTCGTGACAGTATCCTGTCCAGGGCAAAGCCCCACTTCCTTGCACCAGCCCCAAAATCGCCACACACGAGCTCAGATCTTAAAATAAGTCTTTTCTAACAACCCTTTACTGAGACACCCCACATGCACACCCCAGGATGTGCATTCTCCCTCCTTGCCAGGAACAAGAAGTGCAACTCACTCAACCGCAGGTGGGGACCATTGTCACAGGCAATTGGTGATGTGACTTGGCCTGAGTGTAGGAAAGGAAAGGTGAAATGTGGAAAGATCTCAAATATTTTAGGAGGAAGAAGTGCTAGAAATTACTGGTGGATCAAATGTGAGGGAAGAGGCAACGAGAGGTTTCCAAGATGATTCCAGATAGTTCTTGCTATAAACCACATCATGACAGTAACACTATGTATTCAGCATTTCTTATGTGCCAGAAACTTCTTTGAACATGGGGCATGAATTGTCTCTTTTAGTCCTCATGCATGGTTAAGGCAGTATGATTTATGGAACACCAGCTCTGTGCTCAGCACTTTCTTTGACTCCTCTCTGATTGTCATGACAGCTCTGCAAAGAGAGGACgaagccccatttcacagataaggaaactgaggttgggagaggctgggaagtggcagaactgggatttgaatccagggcCGTCTCTAAAGGCTTCTTTGCCAGGGCCAGAAACTGGTCTTAGGCCTGAGATGATGTTTTGCAAAGACCCTTAGTTTGGGAGCCAGACGGACTTGGGTTTGAACCCCTGatctgctgtgtgatcttgaccAAAGTAAGTGGCCTCTATAAACGAAGACAATGACAAAAGCACAAGTGTATTCAGTGCTTCCCGTGTGCCCGGCTCTTTTCCACACCCTTTACACACAACAGTCCTCTGAGTCATTTCTGAGATAGTCAATTTACAAATGGGGAAATCAAGGCAGGGAGAAGCTTAACAACTTGCCCAGGGCaccacacagctaggaagtgatgCAGGCAGAAttcgaacccaggcagtctgcctTGAGAACCTACTGTTAGGCCCACGAGTACATTGGTCACCTGCTGGGAAACTTTGACAATTCCTTGGCTTCTGTGTCCTTCAGTGTccccaactgtaaaatgaggatctTAACAGTACCTGCCATGCAGGGCTGTTGTGGGGGATTAATGTCAAATGTATgtgaaatgcttaaaaaataGGGCCTAGTTCCAGGTGCTACAAAGCATTAGCAATTATTACTAGTAATACTAGGTGAAATAGATGactattattactgttattagtGGCTAATAATAGCCCCCACTTCTCCAGCTCCAGCTGCATGCCAAAAGAGGTGCCTGGCCCTTTTATAACACCCCCTCCTTGAATTCCTAACGAGGGGGTAGAGAGGAGGAAACAAGACCCCGAGAGGGGAAGGTACTTGTCCAAGTTCACGCAGCAAGGGAAGTTGCAAAGTCAGAAGTCAGACCCCGCGGCATCGTGCTGGCTCGCTGTCCAATGATAAATAGCGGTTGTGCTCATAAAGATACTATCTCTTCCCCAGACCCTATCGGGCACCCCCGTTTCCAACAATGACAAGCATCTCAGTCACATAGGTGGGGTCACTTAGCATCATgctaaggcccagagagagaaagtgaatgACTTCTTGTAGAGTCATTCAGCACTAGCCCCCGCCTCCCAGCCTTGGAATCTCACCCTCACTTCTGGTTTTCTATGTGACCCTATGTAAGTGCCTTcacccctctctgagcctccaagGTGTCCTTTTTATAATAAAGGAAGGGGTGTCTTTTGTGGCAGAATGAAACACTATAAAGTCCTGAATTGGACAGACTGAAATTttaatcctgcctctgccaccctcctgctgtgtgacctcaggcaactCAATCTCCCTCTCTGGACTTCGGCTGCCTCCTATGCCAAATGGGGCTGAAACCCCTACCTcctgagggacagagagaggaccCAGGGTGACAGCACTGTTGTTATTGTGTGTGGTTCTGGGGCAGGAGGCCCTGCAGGCTCCAGCTGTGTGGGAGAGTTTCAGGGAGGAACCCCAACTGGCCCAACCGGAAGAACTAGCGTCTTGGGAGGGAGTGGGACCCAGGGTGGGGAGTCTCCTCTTGCTCGGGCCTGCCTAGATTCTGGGCGCTGACCCCCACCTGGCCTAGGACCAGAGAACTCTCCTCCAGCTCCCCTCCCTGCGCAGGCTTCACTGCAAAGAGATGCACAATCCGGTTGGGGGTGGCCAGTGAGGAGGCGGCCCCAGCACTGGAGGTCACGCTGCTGGGCCTCAGTCAAGGCTGGGGCCACATCCACTCTGGGTTTCCTGTCGCCTGGAGCAGAGCAGGCTCTGAGCCCAGTGAGCCCAGCCTGTCTCAGACCCACCCCCTCTGGGACACACTGTCTGGGACAAGTTGGGGAAGGAGTGGGGTCAGGGGCGGGGCCGAATGCCACGTTTTCAGGGCAcagtggaaaatgaaaatgtggggatCTAATTCGAAAGGCAGGAAAAAGCGCTGTTCAAGGTACTGCCCCGTAATTTGAGTGACCTGGTTGCTGGGTTCCCCTTCCCACCAGCTGTCCACCACCATGCTCCACCCCAAGATACCATGAGGAACAAGCACTCCGACCCCCATCCTCCCGTGCCTGTACCAGGCCCCTGCCAGCGGCAGGGAGGGCATGGGAGAGAGAACTTGTCCCGGGGAGGCGGGGCTGCCTGTGAGCTGAGCCACCAATCCTCCCCGTCATGCTCCATTGTCCCCTCAGTCTTCACTTCCATCTGCCAAAggtaaaattattaagaatttccagAAGGTGACCACAGAGCATTCGACAAAGGAGCAGGGCTCTTCTGAGCACAGGGAGCCGTCGTCTACACTGGTCACATACCCGCAAAGCCGGATGCAGTAAGGGCCTGCTttgcagaggggctgggggctgaaTGTATCCAAGAATCCAGGTGTCTCACATCTGGAAGTGGAGGCCAAGGGGACCCCTGGAGTCCCGGAGGACCTGGGGATTGGGGTGTTTGCACTCCCAGGCTTCTGGAGCACTAAATCTGGATACTAAACGAGactgttttttgggggggtcagCTGTCTCCAGAGTGACAACTTAAGAGTGGGGCAGCCCAGGGGACTGTGCAGGCCCACAGTAGGCATCTGACCCAGCCTAGGGGTCAGGGAGAGCTTCTTGAAGGAGGGGACCCCTTAGATGAGACCTAAAGTATGAAAAGAAGtcagccacagagctctgcctgccttGCTGACAACCGTCCCCAGCATCACTTTCCCATCAATTTATTCAACCCCCAGATGTTTCCCCCACACCCAGTCTGCACTAGGCCCTTTGCTGTGTGTGCCAAGGGCTCAGTAGTGACAGACACAGCCCCAGTCCCTCCTGGAGCTCCCAGtccagacagggagacagactcAGCAGCGATGACCCTGGTAGTCAAGGCCGTGGTGGGAGAAATACAGGGTAGAGTGACCAGGGTTGGCatgggggaggcagggacagagtGGTCAGGGCTATGGCGGGAAGCCTAGAGAAAGCATCTGACCAGCCAGGAcaatcagggagggcttcctggagaaagACAAAACACAGGAGCTAAAATCCAAATGATGAGTAGAACCTGGGTGCAGTAGGGAGAGGTGCCTAAGCAAAGGGAACAGTACCTACAAAGACCCAGAGGTGAAAGGGAAACGATGTGTTTCTTTCACTTTCATGGAAAGAGACATGCCCTATGGCGCTGGGGACAAGGCAGTGACCAGGACAACCCTGGTTCTGCCTCATGGAGCTCCCAGTGCATAAAGGACACGGATGCATCAGCAGGGATGACCCAGGGTCCTcggggcagggatgggggaaaCTTGGACGTCCCGAAGGGGCCCCAGACGCCTGGGCTGGAAACCACAGCAGCAACCCCTGTTTTCCTTCCTCCGTATTTAATTCGGTATCACAGGAGCACCAATAAATAGTTCCTTCCCGCCCCTGCAATCTTCCTCCCGCCCCGGGCAGGGCCTCAGGGGCCGGCGATCCCGTCGCGGAAAGACTCCTGCCACCTAGAACGCCAGGGCTCGGGCCAGCAGAGCCGCAGCGCCAGCAGAATTCCCGGGAGAGTTCCAAAGGGGCGGGCCCGGGTTTTCCGGAAGTGGGCGGGGCCTCGGAGCGCCGCTGCCAGCGTGCGAGGGCGGAGCCTCGCAGGGACCGCCCCCAAGCGGGCGGGGCGCTCAGGGGGCGTGGTTTTCATCCGCTGCGGTCACGATGACGTCCATCCAGATGCGCATGGCTTCCGGGCTCGGGGCCACCATGTAGAACAGGCGTTCGTAGGTTTTGACGCAGAACGTCAGGCGGGGGTTGGGGCTCTGGAATAAGCAGCGGAGTGACAGTGGTTGAGACAAGGGATACCAGCCACAGCCTGGGTTCGAATCCAGCCTTGCTACTTACTGCCTGTATGgcactgggcaagttacttaagattgaatctcagtttccctgtcttcCTAAATGATGGTACCTACCTCATTgggttataaggattaaatgattgAACACAGGGAAGTGATTAACATTAATAAAAGTAGAAGGCTGTTATTAAATTAggaacaagagaaatttaaaagttagaCCCATGGCCCCTTCTCCCAGCCTACCTTCCCCTATATTAGAAATATAGACATTCAAATCACACCTCCCCAAAATCTAGGTCCCCCGGTACCTGGGGATAGTATCTAGAACCCACTTATTGAGTACTACTTGTCAACCCCCCCCCCACGTTGAGTAAATCCTTTACGTCTATTATGTTGTTAGCTCTCAATAACCCTGACAGAATGGGTTGTGTGCCCATTTTGCACACGAGAAAACTAAGTCTGGAGAAGGGAAGTCACTTTCCTTGTCACACAGCTGGGATTCCAACCTGAGTCCTAGAGAGCCACAGTTGGCTACTTTACAGAGCTTTCTAAATATTGTATCAATTGCCAACATTTAGATTCCTGTCCCGGCACTTTTATGCACGTTCGAATTCCTGAGTTCTccagggaaaaataaacaagccGTGACGCCAGGGGACCCATTCCCATTTGGCAACTGCTGGCAGCCTGACTGTCTCCTTCAGATGTGCCCAGACTGCCCCAGTGCTGACTCTGACCTCATTTCATTTAGTCCAGTTTGACATCAGAGTTTGCCAAATGTTTGCTCTAAAACTTTTGCTCCAAAAAAATTAACAGGGGCTGAGAGCCTGAGTCTGAGCTCGTAAGGTTTGGTCCCTGTGGTGACATGACCTGTTGGTGTCCTGTGCTAGATGGTGAGTACCCTCGCAGTGGGAGCTGTGGGTGGCTTTTCCCAGGACAAGTCAGGGATGAGATAAGGCTGGGTCAAGGGGCTCGGACTCAGAGGGTGGGGTGGCACTGAGGGGCTTCATTCACCTTGAAGGCACAGCGCAAGTGGTCGTAGTAGACTTCCTCAATGGCCTGGAAGTAGATGACACCTTTGAGCTTGGTCTCGTCCTTGTCTGGCAGGGGAGGTAAGGGAGAAAAAGAACCAGTAAGACATGTGtatcaggccaggtgcagtggctcacgcctgtaatcctagcactctgggaggccaaggtgggtggattgctcgaggtcaggagttcaaaaccagcctgaggaagagcgagaccctgtctctactataaatagaaagaaattaattggccaactaatagatatagaaaaaattagccgggcatggtggcgcatgcctgtagtcccagctactcaggaggctgaagcaggaggatcactttagcccgggtgtttgaggttgctgtgagctaggctgatgccacagcactcactctagcctgggcaacaaagtaagactgtctcaaaaaaaaaaaagtgtgtgtctGTACGTgctgggtggggagagagcaCTGGGCCCAAGTCCTGGGACTGGGTTTCCAGTGAGGAACGTGGTGACAGAGTCTGAAGGTTCCTAAAGTACCATGGTTGGGAGGTGAGTGAGTGCTGATGCTGGTTGGGAAACTGGACAA harbors:
- the LYPD3 gene encoding ly6/PLAUR domain-containing protein 3, with translation MDPARKAGAQAVIWATGWLLLLPLLPHQGAQALECYSCVQKADEGCSPHKMKTVKCAPGVDVCTEAVGAVETIHGQFSVAVRGCGSGLPGKNDRGLDLHGLLAFIQLHQCAQDRCNSKLNLTSRSLNPAGNESAYESNGAECYSCVGLSREACQGTAPPVVSCYNAGDRVYKGCFDGNVTLTAANVTVSLPVRGCVQDELCTRDGVTGPGFLLSGSCCQGSRCNSDLRNKTYFLSRIPPLVLVPAPKATTVTSTTSVTTSTRASATSTSTTKPTPAPTSQTAAKEGELEGSGKEGSRLAGGAVVHQDRSNLGQYPTKGGSQQTPNKGSAAPTAGLAALLLTLATGVLL